A window of Treponema primitia ZAS-1 genomic DNA:
TCAGAAGATCTACCAGTACGGAAAAGCCCAGGGTTATTATTCCGGAGAAGATAAAACTTAGGGGGGCGATTTTCCGGCCAAACATGAGGTCCGTGGTTTCCGCCACAGAGATGATGAACCGGTGCAGGGGTATGCCAAGGAGCAGCCCCAGAGCGGCGCCAACAATACTGAGGATGGTGATCTCCCGGAAAATATAGGCCGCCGCTTCGCCCTGGTGGAAACCCAGGACCCTGAGGGTGGCCAGTTCCCGGCTGCGCTCGTTGATGTTAATGTAGGTGAGGTTGTAGAGGACTATCATGGCAAGGCTCCCGGCGGCGGCAACGAGGATCAGCACCACAAGGCTGATGCTCGACAGAAGGTTGTTATAGGACGTCTGCATATTAGCGGTAAATTCTGCGCCCATGACACGATCGCTTTCCAGAATACGGCTTATGGCTGCATCCTGGGCGGATGGTTCCAAAAGGCCGGTTTTTACAAGAAGGGTATCGTAACTAAGGCTTCCGCCGAAAACATCCCGGTACGCCTCCGTTCCCAGGTAGAGATAGTTCCCCACATAGTTTTCGGTGATCCCCGTAAGAACAAACTCCCCCCTTCGCCCGTCGGCATTTTCCAGAATAAAGGGGTCCCCAGCCGCAAGGCCCATAATGTCGGCCATCTTTTCGGTGATCACCGCCGAATGCGCAGTAAAATTAATTTGTTCATTAGTATTCCTGCCTTGCAGCCTGATAAAGTCCCCAAGAGTTTCCGCCTGGCCGGGGATATACAGGGAGACGCTGATCCTGTCATCCCCATGGATGACATAGGCATTAGTAATATGGAGTTCCGTATACCCGCCGTCCGGAACGGTGTTGGGCAGGTAAGTATGGATAAGCTCCTCTCCGGCCTCGGATCCTTCCTTTTCTAATTCCAGGCGCAGATCGTATTTCAGGATACTTGCAAACTGGGTGCGGGCTATATAGACCAGGGAATCCCGCAGGCCAAAACCGGCAAGCATGAGGGCGGTACAGCCTGCAATTCCGGTAACGGTCATGAAAAAATGTTTTTTATACCGCAGGAGGTTGCGGGCAGTAACCTTGTAGGTGAATTTCATGGGCTTCCAGATGAAGGGTATGTATTCCAGGAATATCCGCTTCCCCGCCCGGGGAGGTCTTGGGCGCATCAACGCTGCGGGTTTTTCCCAGAGGGAACTATAAGAGGCATAGACCGTGGCGCCCATGGTACAGAGTAATACGGCGCCGCAGGCTATAAGGCCGAAGGGCCAATTAAATTCTAACGCTATGGGGGGAAGCCGGTACCTGGTCCCAAAGGCATTGTAGATGATCATGGGGAGTCCCCAAAAACCGGAAACCATCCCTGCGGCGGAACCCAGTATGCCGGTGATACCGCAGTATATCAGATATTTAGCGGCGATTACCCTTTTTTGATAGCCCAGGGCTTTGAGAACCCCTATTTGTATCCGCTCTTCCTCCACCATCCTGGTCATGGTGGTTAATACCACCAGGGCTGCCACCAGCAGAAAAAATATCGGAAACACCCTGGCTAGATCGGCGATCTTTTCCACATTGGCCCGGTAGTTTGCGCAGCCCACATTGGCATTGCGATCCAGCACATACCACTGGGGATTGTCGATGGCGATACCCCCAATCTTCCGCTGGGCATCCAGCAAATCGTCTTCCCCCTGCTGGAGCATCCTGTCCGCCCTGGCCCGGGCTGCCTCATACTTCGCCTCTCCATCCCCAAGTTTCTGCCGCCCTTCCAGCAGTTCCAGCCATCCTGCCTCTATCTCCGCCTCCGCCGCATCAAGCTCCGCTGCCGCCCGCTCGAATTCCCCGCTGGCCCGGACCCGGCCTTGTTCCAGCAATACCCAGCCCCGGCGCAATTCCCGCTCCTTCTCCGCAATCGTCCTCTCCCCCTCCTCCCAGGCCTTTACCCCCGCATCATACTGGGCTACCCCCTCCCGTCCCCGGGCGGTGGCCATCCTGCTCCGGGATGCACGGGTTTTCTCCACCTCATCCCGGACAGCGTCGAGCGCAGCTTTGCTTTCCGCCAGGATACGCCGTCCGGCGGCAATTTCACCTTCACCTTTTTTCAGCAGCGCCTCGTTGTCCGCCAGTTCCTTCTTTACCCGCTCCTGCTCTTCAGCCAGGGTTACCCGGCCCTTCGCGATACGGTCTTCGCCGTCCCTGAGTTCCGCCTCCCCCTGCTCAAGTTCCGCTGTCCCCGCTTCCAGTTCGAGCCGGCCGGCTGCCAGCTCCTGCCGGGCGCTGATCCTGGCCTGCTCGTATTCCTCGGTTCCCCGATCGATCTCAATGCGCCCCTGATCCCAGGCTTCCATGAGTATATCCTCCCGGCGAATCCGGGAACGCTCCTCCCCCAGGGCTTCTATTTTCACAAGCGCCTCATCCACAAATTCCTGGTAGGGATCGCTAAAGGCGGTAAAACGCCATCCACCGGCCAGGGTGATGTAGGCGTCGGTGTAAACCGGAAGAGCAAAACTGCTGCCCCGGACGTAG
This region includes:
- a CDS encoding ABC transporter permease, encoding MHPNVPFGKTYIKTILREIRGSLSRFVAIFAIAALGVGFLAGLLATTPDMKHSMDRYFRKTTMMDIFIKATMGITDEDIAALEALDDTALVLPAYVMDSLVRTGLDEVLAARIYGLPLDAAGDEGFVNQVEILEGRFPEKDDECLVQQGGGYFGNFKIGDTFFLTPSVLADEQEIYRVNRYTVTGIVKSPLFISFEREPTGIGNGRLGTALYVRGSSFALPVYTDAYITLAGGWRFTAFSDPYQEFVDEALVKIEALGEERSRIRREDILMEAWDQGRIEIDRGTEEYEQARISARQELAAGRLELEAGTAELEQGEAELRDGEDRIAKGRVTLAEEQERVKKELADNEALLKKGEGEIAAGRRILAESKAALDAVRDEVEKTRASRSRMATARGREGVAQYDAGVKAWEEGERTIAEKERELRRGWVLLEQGRVRASGEFERAAAELDAAEAEIEAGWLELLEGRQKLGDGEAKYEAARARADRMLQQGEDDLLDAQRKIGGIAIDNPQWYVLDRNANVGCANYRANVEKIADLARVFPIFFLLVAALVVLTTMTRMVEEERIQIGVLKALGYQKRVIAAKYLIYCGITGILGSAAGMVSGFWGLPMIIYNAFGTRYRLPPIALEFNWPFGLIACGAVLLCTMGATVYASYSSLWEKPAALMRPRPPRAGKRIFLEYIPFIWKPMKFTYKVTARNLLRYKKHFFMTVTGIAGCTALMLAGFGLRDSLVYIARTQFASILKYDLRLELEKEGSEAGEELIHTYLPNTVPDGGYTELHITNAYVIHGDDRISVSLYIPGQAETLGDFIRLQGRNTNEQINFTAHSAVITEKMADIMGLAAGDPFILENADGRRGEFVLTGITENYVGNYLYLGTEAYRDVFGGSLSYDTLLVKTGLLEPSAQDAAISRILESDRVMGAEFTANMQTSYNNLLSSISLVVLILVAAAGSLAMIVLYNLTYININERSRELATLRVLGFHQGEAAAYIFREITILSIVGAALGLLLGIPLHRFIISVAETTDLMFGRKIAPLSFIFSGIITLGFSVLVDLLMLGKIRKIKMAESMKAVD